CAGTGTCAACCAACAGCTTACCTCACCCAGCACATGCCAGATGCTCAAAGTAATGGGAAAGACAATGTGAAGACAAACATGAGCACTATAAATGGTAAAATAAGGTGTGAGTGACCCCGGGCGTGCTTCCGCATGGTGCCCGTGTCGCTGAAGGGGTCAGCAGGGGAAAGATCCAGAGCAACAGAGACTCTTACGTTGTGTTCACATGACAGTGCGAGTTTGAAAGCAGCAAAAacagaagaataaaataaataaataagtaaaaacaaaaaagactaGAAAATCATTCCTGTACATTTGAtttgggtggcacggtggtgcagtgggtagcactgttgcctcacagaaaAAAGGTCCTTGGTAGCAATCCctgctggggcctttctgtgtgagtttgcatgttccccccgtgtccacatgggtttcctctgggtactccggtttcctcccacagtctgaaAACATGCTGCTTAGGTTAACTGGAGAGCCTGAAtggcccctaggtatgagtgtgtgagtgaatggtatgtgcGTGACAGACTGGggatctgtccagggtgtattcctgcccaaTGCATGACAGCCTGAGCTCACCTGCCTTTTCCTCCGGCCTCACCTGGACAGGAGTCACCTCTTTAGCTTCTGTGTGCTTCATCACCCTTTTCCTGTCCCCTGACTAAATGATTTATTCTCCCAGGGACAGACTGATTTTCCCTGCTCCCCTCAGCAGCTCTGGGTTTGATTGGAAACACTTTCCCTCCACTTTGTGAAGAAGCTGTTGGATATACAAGTATGAGTGATTATGCATTTGCTTTGTAgttctgaaatgtgtgaagaCAGTGGAATCTGCTGAACGTCTTGGAGCAGCATTTGGTTTCCCCTCAGTTTATTGGAGGAACAGTATGGTGCATCCTGGGTAAATATCTGCTTTGATCTATATTTTTGtcacttttaaaatggctgactcAACTAACTCCTACCCCATAATGTGTTGAGTCCTGGTCTAGCACACTGTTTCTGACTCAAAGTGGACAGACTCCAGTGACTGAGTCCTGATGTAAGAAGGGGTAGAAGGTTCAATCTTTCATCTTTATGCCCCTTTCATTGATAAACATGGaaaggttttttcccccagtgcaGGTAATTACATTGGGCACAAgtgtaaattgtgtattttaagCTACCTGAGACAGAAGGTAAAGCCAGCAGCAATGATGTGATGTTAAATGGatttactgccatctagtggtagaATGGAGATACTGCCATTGTCTTCAGGCAGCTCAGTTGTTCAGGCAGTGAAGAAAATAAGGGACTGTTCATCAAGTTcagatgaaattaaacatttattttgattatgcCATTTGTGCAAGTAATAAGTGCTCAAACATGTGGTGAAATACATCAATTTTACTAAGTgcaaagaagcaaaacaaattttgaatccagaattctaaaaaataaacagtcatcACGAAATCTATaagggcggcacagtggtgcagtccTAGGTTCGAAcacctgggcctttctgtgtggagtttgcatgtcctcccaCATTCCAAAGCCATGTCGGCAGGCTAAGTGGAgattctaaattgcccatagggatgagtggatggtgtgtgtggcgatctgtccagggtgtattcctgcctctctcccaatgcatgctgggataggctccagcagcccccgcgtccctgaccaggataagcaggtatagataatgggttGATGGATGGCATCTTTGGGCCTCAaagtttaattttcttttttttccaggaacagTGAATTTCTATATTAAGGCTTATAAAGTGATAACAAAGGCTTATAAAGTGATAACAACAATCCTTGTAACAAGAAATCATGTGTTTAAACCATTTGAAGAATATGAATGGATGAAAGCTATGCTATTGTGTAAACAGATTATCAAGGCACTTAATAATGTATGACTTGAAACAGCCAAGCAAGCAGTGATGAAGAGTTGATAATATTACCAATAATACATAAAGGTTATGTGCTTAATTAACAGAAAATACTCATTATAGGAAGCatagaataaaacataaaatgtaatttgtattttagttAAAAGTATTCTTTTTGATATagagaaaatcataaaattaaacaatcTTAAAATATCTCATCCTAGTTACCATCCCTGATTATGCATCTAAACAATGGAATAATCAACAAAGCTCAGCCATGCTAACTCAGACAGTGTGTATAGATAAAAGCCATGTGATTAGCCATGATATGTGTGAGTAGGCTATTAATTAATGCTccacagaaaatacattttcaaccaGTCTAAAACGGGGGCCATACAATCCATTTaatttagtctccttctatttTAATCTGGAAGGATTCCATGCTGTTGAACTTGGCTGTATATGTGCTTAACTATTATGAGTTGTACCTGTGAGTATACTATTTCATATTAATTCCAATCAGAAGATCACCCTACTGAAACATCCATTTAATCTCCTGCTTTCATCTGAAAGGTTTCCTTCAGGTTTTTCATGGCTTGGTCTTGGGTTATATCTCCCCAAAGAGGGGGAATGTCAGCAGGCTCAGCTTTATACACCTTGGCAAACTGCTCGTTAAACTTGTTGAAGACGTACTTCCAGTAGTCTGAGGCCTGGATGCTGCTGTCAGGCTGGATGAGCCAGTCAGGGTAAATGCTCCGATAGTCCTTGTATGGATGGTATTTCCCCTCTGTTTTACTCGATTGGAATTTTCCCTCACTGACAACACAGGAGGAGCAGACCACAACAGATAATTTACCCGAAACCGTGTATCTGTATGACCCAGTCCCCTCTGGACGGTGAATGGAAGCAAAGTGCTCTGTGTGGTTCTTGCCGCCTGCTTCACACGGGGTCATGCAGAAGGGACACTGCCTCCCACAGCCAAACACCCTGTTAAACAGCTCCTTCTGTGGCTGAAAGGGCAGTGAGGTCAGCCTGGCCCTCACATCCCCACCTCCCTGAAACTCCGCAGTAAAGGACTCCTCCATTTCATCCACAATCAACAACAAACACCGGGAAAAGTCTTCTGGCTTGGCAGTGTTTAAGGCCAGGACCACTTCAAGGGGGTCTTTGGGAATGATGAGCTCCTGTAGGTCACTACAGATATCCTGAATGAACTGCTGAATGTTCTGGTCCTCCTTACTCCTTTCTGTCACTCTTTCATTGGCCTCCCTCTCTGCATTCTTAACGGCTTCCTTTAATCTTTTTACCATCACCTTCAGGTGCTTAATCTCAATGTTCCTCAGGCCATCTCCCTCAGAGAACTGCTTCACCATCTGCTCAAATATCCAGCCCTGCACAAAGCTCTCGTAGTTTCTTATGTAATTCACAAATTCCTTAAAGTTATCATCTGAAAGCAGCTTGTTGAGGACTGAGAACTGGAAGAAAGATCGAGTGCTGAAATCAATGGCTTTCTGCCCTGTCAACAATTCATCCACAAGGTCAGGGCCCAGAGACTTGGTGATGTATTCCTTAACCGCTGGTGCAAGACAGTTGTAGGTGAactcctctgctttcttctgaCACTGGTCTCTTTTATTGAACAGGTCCTTAAAGTCAGTGCAGTACTGTTGCTTGAACTGCTCCAGACAGTGACGGGGATCATTTGCATGGataaaatccaaatgcattttttgaaactCCCGTGCTGCATGTCCACATATGTGGATCTTCAATTTGACCTGAAAGTCAGCACTTGTTTCCAGatccctgtgtctctccaggaTTTCATCTATTATATGAAACAAGCCAATCATGTATGTGTTATGGTAATCAGACCTTGTTCTCACTTTTTCAGCTACAAACTTCCTGCTGCACTCAATGATGTGATCAgccatattttgtgtttttatcttctgctcttttccaaaaaatgtgttccatatCTTTTTAAGCATTCCTTTACTCTTCACTTTGAATGGCTCCATTCCACATTCAGACAAGTCGCCAACTTTCGACAGCATTTCACGTACTGAGCTGCCTTCTCTCTCTAAGTTAGCCCACAACTGGTGTTGGATATCTTGGACAATATCTCGTTTTTCCAGGCCACAGAACTGCAGTTCTTTCACAGCCTCATTCCACATCTTCTCAAATTCAGTCTCCAGCTCTTGATCTGACAGATCTTTACTTTTCCTGCAGTTCTCAATCAGGTCCAGCACCATCTGCTCCATTGCAGCTGTatgatttttcttgattttctcTAACCTGAACATACCCTTTCTAATCTCCACCGTGGCATCTAGCTTGTTTATAACAGAGTGCTCTGTCTCCTTCCGGATGGCTTTGGCTGAGTTCATGAATTCCTCCTTGTACTTCTCTACCAAGTGAACGTGTCCCTCTGGTCTATCATAGAATTCAGTGAGATTGTCCATAATTTGCTTCTCCCCTTTAGCCAGTTCTACAGAGGCCTCATTTTTCAGGCTGCTCATCAAGTCATCCACATTGAAGAATGGCTGAGACTGTGCTGCCACTGAACCAGAGTTTGACACCTTTGTCTCAGCTTGGCTTAACCAGGAGAACATGCTCTTCCTGAAGGCCCACTCCCATGTGTTGAACTCAGTGCAAAGCTGAGCATAAGCATCAGCCACCAGGCTGTTGCGGAAACTGAAGATGAAGTTCTCATACTTCACTGCGCTCCACAAACTCCTGGTCCATTCTAGGAACTcaatgaatgtgtgtggtgagctCTTTCCAGatttgtgttctttaaaatgctCAATCACACTCCTCTTGAACAGATTCACAGACTCACTGTAGCCAGCATTCACCGGTGCCATGGGAGGGTTGCCATGCCAGAGCCCAGGGATGTACCAGGTGTTTCTCTCTGGATCGTACTCCATGACATCAgtaaattttttgttgtttccccTCTTTTCCATCTTAGCTGCTGCTTGGGTCATCTCATTCAGCTGCTCCAGGAGATGCTTCCTGTCCCTCAGGTTTTTGTCATGGGCAGAGAGGTCTGGGACATTCTGGTGCACAAACTGACAGCAGGGTTTTCTCCCAACTTCCTTCATGCGCAGGAAGGCATGCACCACAATCTGCAGGATGTCCTTCATTTCAGTGCAGTTCTCCATGGCGATGTTGAtgacagtgatgtcactcagcCCCACCACCAGAGTGGCCAGTTCATTATCATGCTCACAACTGCCATCCAACTGGGCTAACTCTGCTGACTTCAATCCTTCAGTGTCAATAACCATGATGTAGTCACAACCAAGCTGCTCTTTAAAATCCTCTTTTACTTTGATGAGGAGCATGAAGGCCCCTCTCGTGCACCTGCCACTACTGACAGCAAACTGGACCCCAAACATGGTGTTCAGGAGGGTGGACTTCCCAGTGCTCTGCACCCCCAGTACAGTGACCACCCGGATCTTACATTTATACTGTGTTAGTTGATGGAGTTCCTTCAGAACCTGGGTCACCCACTGCAGAGGAATGTTGGATGCATCTCCATCCACCAGCTCCAGAGGAAAgccttcctgcagcagctcagcaCAAAGATGTGGCAGGTGCTGAATTTGAGGGGTGGGGCCTTCAGGGATTGAGCAGACCGACTCGTACAGCTGACCCATTTCCCGCAGGAAGTGCTCTGTCCCCAAGGAGCAACTGGAGATCTTCCTGTCCAACGCTGCAATGAGCTCTTTGTTTTCCTCAGAATTCTGACACTGTTCCTTGTACTCCGCCTGAAGGAGTGGAAGGCTTTTGCGTGACAGGTTGTCCAGGTTGATCCTCATCCACTTGAGGAAATACTTGCGCTCCTCTGTGGAACCGGACATTGCAGAGATGAAACGGGACATAGACTCTGAGATTTTGTGAgccctctgctgtgctctgagctTCTGCTTCTGATCTGCAAGCTCATTCCTGTAAACTTCTATGTTTTTCTCCCCAGCATTTTTCATCCTGCACTCTTCCTTCTCCAGTTTGGCCAGCTGTTTCCATGCAGTCCCTTGCAAGGGCAGCTCTTTCTCCTTGAAGCTTGGTATATCAGAAATCCTTTCTGTGATTTCATCGGCCTTCTTCTTGCCCTTCTGACAGTCGATGTAATCTTCATCAACCTGGATCCCAAGCTCATGGGCAACAGCAGACATCTGTTCAATGCTCATTTTGTGCGCGTTTCCCTTTAAAATGCCACTGATAGCCAAACGCAGGGTTTTTATGAATTCTGCATCATTCATCTGCGGACCCCTTATGATGATGTTGCTGGTTTGTAGCTGTAACTCAGAAACACATCTGctgaaatcatctttattgaagcTCTTGCTCTGTGAATTGATGATCCAGAACCAATGAGCCTTCAGGTGCTGGGACTCCGAAAATTTGTATTCAGACCCAAaatcatcacaaaacacaaatacggCAGCAGagtgaaaggaaaggaaagcgTACTGAGTTTCAAAGTCCCTGAGGTCTCCACGGAGGTTAGCTATAGCTAGTGGCTCAGAGAAGATGTCAATGTTTCTGTTCCCACTGGGCAGATACCAGCTGATCTCCACCAGCCCATTGGAAATCCTCTTTGGGTTGTCACCACACTCCATGTTTCTGTGAACAAAGGTTTCGTGGTGCTCCTGAGGGCTACTGAGAATCTGGTTCAGAATGTGAGACTTGGACAAGCTGCTGTTTCTCAGCCTCACAAACGAGACCAGGGGGAGCTCAGAGAGAACAATGTTCTCCTCCACAAACCCTCTTTGGTCCTCCAAAGAGTGCGGCTTGTACTTTTTCACAATATCCCTCATGGCCCAGAGCATTAAAGTGCACTGCTGTGTATCACACTTAGGAAGGAGCAGAGGCACAGAGAACTGGCACATGGACATTTTCAAAACCATCTCCTGCTGGAGAAAGCCATCGGAGCAGAGAAATATAGCAGTTATGAGGTCCAGGGGGTTGACTCTGTTGCTGTGGCCCTGTGGATTGCACAGGGTGTTCAGTAAGCTGTCCAGGTTTTGGGAAGTCATGTCCTGTTTTGAGGCGCACCTCACACTCCTAGCAGTCACATTCACCATCATCAACCTCCTCAGGAAACACCACGGCAGAGATTTCAGAGACTGGATGCTTTCATCACTTGAAGTCTCTCCATCAATCTCCAGCACCTTGCTCAGAGTCAGCTTGTTCTTCAGGTGGtgttccagtcccaagtcacTCACCAGCTCATCCAGACTAGTTCCTGTCATTGCGGAAAGAATTGCATTACTACATTTCTGTACAGTGACACACAATCCGTTTAAAATTACTAATAATAGATGTGAATGTAATGCTTACAAAAAGGACCTGAACAATTCAGCGTATTTTTATGAGGTTTAAAATGAcaagtataaatattaaatatacatcctcaaatgaatacattttgtcactgacttgtttgtatgcatgttgagttggtcttgctgcagatgccgtttggaaggactgcagtgatgttgaaagtatattccatcccaggtctcagatcagtaaggacagctgtggtggtgttgggtgcaCATATCTGTAATCTgggctcttctccctcacagcTGTAGGTGATGTGGGTCTCATGAGAAACTCCCTCCATGCTGACCGGTCTttcccagcacagagtcactgacctGCTCTGCACATCAGTGGCTTCCACCCTCCCAGGGGCACATGGCTCTATTTACGAGAGCGGAGAGGAAAGGATCTTTTAGCCTTTAAACAGGATATGtaagtttttattcatttatgtgtacctctacaatataaaaaatcacACAAGACAACAAATACATATTGCTGGGTTATGACTGAAAATTTCCTTACATAAAGCATTGTACAagcatttatataaaatgtcatattgaCCTTACAGtaactggaaaaatatatttcactaaGTTCTGAATATTTACCTTTACAAGCCAATATAACTAACTATGCTTTTTCACCCCATACAATTTAGATCAAAAGTGAAATTATTTGTGTATGATTTGAAATCCTGTTTCTTTGTACCTGGGGCAGGTGTGCCAGGTGTGAAGTGCTCAGCAGgtgttgtgtctctgtgctggtttTCAGATTCCAACAGACTTGTCTGTGATCCTTCCTTATCTTTCTGCTCTTTCAAATTTTCCTGTAAATCAGACCTTAATTTACCCCCCTTTTCATCCCCTTTTACCCACAATCTTGGAAATCTCATTTAATTGAGAAGTGAGATTATatgctgatatttaaaaataattttaagtacaCGAAACACTGAAAGATACACACAAAGAACACTGAAAAGATcccactgcggccctccaggactggagtttggtCCCTGCTCTGGGGTTTGTGTATGAACTCTCACCTTCTTCTCCTCATGTGCAGTACACACAGTGTCATTGGTGTCTTTAGTCAAAGTCCCATCCATGGTGTCAGTATCTGCTAAACCACTCTCTGTGTCTGACTTAGCTGGGCCTGCAGAGGAGGGCTGGGACTGGGCCAGGCATGAGGACGGGTCCTCTGGTGCTGGTTCTGGGCCCAGACTGAATCTGTTGTCTGTGGCCTCTTCCTGATACCCAGAATCTGCACCAGAGATATTCAGAGACAGACCACAGTCACACTCCCTGCTATAAGAgttgggggcgacatagctcaggaggtaagaccgattgtctggcagtcggagggttgccggttcaaaccccaccctgggcatgtcgaagtgtccttgagcaagacccctaacccctaactgctctggcgaatgagaggcatcaattgtacagcgctttggataaaagcgctatataaatgcagtccatttatataAGAGGAGCATGAAAGGGTCCCCAACCCTTACCATGCACCCCACGTAAGAATTTGATAATTGGACATCATAATAATGATGTGAAGCAGGGTAAACTAATAGCCCATatttaaaaggttttaaatgagaagtctaaatattaaatatgcattcaCCCCATACAACGTATATGCAGGAGGAGGTAGACCCCAGCAGCAGTATAAATTAAGAGCATTAGGGGGTCCAAAGATATGTCAATTGGAGGAGGCCCACATGGTTAGTGTTGGTATGGACTCCCTGATCCTAGCACGTGATTGGCCACAAATGGAATTTTTGAATATGGTGATTGAACGAATCTAATTGGCTGGAACAAcagttctttgtctctgaaaactataAAAACTCACGTGTTGGACTTTATGTCTTGGAAGACTGTACCTGTACTTCTTCCGACCGgtcattttataaaaacatcaaatagaGCTCCTGtttattatctttattttaaacaccatcatttttgttacaaaattCCTACCAGACACTGGCACACTGAAAAGCACAGCTGGTCCAGGCAGACTGCATCTTCCCTAACTCTGAGTGACACTACGGCCATTAATGCACCTGTGGGGCTACCGGCCTCCGATAGCACAGGCATGGTCAGGATTTGCTCCCAGGCCAATACAGTAGAAACATGCTTTAccagtttattttacacaccaaaaacattttcattccatATTTTATCATGTCAGGCTGCTTTTAATAAAAGGTAACAGACAATATACTCTTTCATTAAGTTTATCGTGGACTCGTCGTAGAAGGCACTGCTGTTATAGCACTAGCCCCCCACCTTCACTAGGCAGGTCACCAAAATTCAATTCTCTTCTACTGTGGCAACCTGGGGAATTAAAGTGGTTGGAAAATGTAAGGTAttctacagccaatcagatatagGGGATGATTAGTGGTCAGATGTAGCGAGT
The nucleotide sequence above comes from Anguilla rostrata isolate EN2019 chromosome 7, ASM1855537v3, whole genome shotgun sequence. Encoded proteins:
- the LOC135258439 gene encoding interferon-induced very large GTPase 1-like: MDCPQCHRECGQNDKFCSECGYRLCCARTPVTELSVPGNLIVDLTVSISGAEPSRSSAVVHRVVLSDLQPVTECTATVSTAMEEEVLSNATPKTFNRKLSVPGNLIVDLKVSISGAEPKGSSAVVHRVVLSDLQPGTECTATVSKEMDDGVLSNATPKTFNRNSDQQEGPEHPISESQVHSDNHTHNDNHTHCSDHTHNDNHTHSDDYPHSGDSTQSQSLGPPDTGPPEDEAEETLIEQKEKEESQASQLESENQQKDTTAPEHIIPDTPARDSEYQEETTDNRSSLGPEPEPENPSSCLAQSQPSSADPAKSDAKSGLADADDMDGTLSKDTKDTVCTAHKQKEKTLNEQKEMDESQTSLLESENQQTDTTPAEHITPGTPAPDSEYQEETTDNRSSLGPEPAPENPSSCLAQSQPSSADPDKSDAKSGLADTATMDGTLRKDSKDTVCTAHEEMEKTLNEQKEMDESQASLLESENQQTDTTPAEHITPGTPAPDSEYQEETTDNRSSLGPEPAPENPSSCLAQSQPSSADPDKSDAKSGLADTATMDGTLRKDTKDTVCTAHEEMENEEKGKDEQEEKEEMEEEETLKEQKEKDEPQSSLLESETQQRDITPAEHSTPGTPAPELTVPGKLTADRLRLFQPSVSSFRTERWRSFISAHKAVLLDQKPGTECTATVSKEMDDGVLSNATPKTSNRNSDQQEKPEHQVSESQVHSDNHTHNDNHTHPRGQSHTHSDDHTHNDNHTHCSDHTHSDDHTHNDNHTHCSDHTHSDDSTQSQSLGPPDTGSPEDEAEETLKEQKEKDEPQSSLLESETQQRDITPAEHSTPGTPAPELTVPGKLTADRLCLFQPSVSSFRTERWRSFISAHKAVLLDQKPGTECTATVSTAMEEEVLSNATPKTFNRKHSVPGKETGDSTDVSSADLSRVRRNSIDWTRPSLDLQPRTECTATVSQNNATPKTSNRNSNRQEGPEHPVCESHTHSDNHTHSQSLGHPDTGSSDVEKKVFEDAVEYLEDEAKETEDSKEVVSVSKDKTVSKDSGYQEEATDNRFSLGPEPAPEDPSSCLAQSQPSSAGPAKSDTESGLADTDTMDGTLTKDTNDTVCTAHEEKKENLKEQKDKEGSQTSLLESENQHRDTTPAEHFTPGTPAPEPCAPGRVEATDVQSRSVTLCWERPVSMEGVSHETHITYSCEGEEPRLQICAPNTTTAVLTDLRPGMEYTFNITAVLPNGICSKTNSTCIQTRTSLDELVSDLGLEHHLKNKLTLSKVLEIDGETSSDESIQSLKSLPWCFLRRLMMVNVTARSVRCASKQDMTSQNLDSLLNTLCNPQGHSNRVNPLDLITAIFLCSDGFLQQEMVLKMSMCQFSVPLLLPKCDTQQCTLMLWAMRDIVKKYKPHSLEDQRGFVEENIVLSELPLVSFVRLRNSSLSKSHILNQILSSPQEHHETFVHRNMECGDNPKRISNGLVEISWYLPSGNRNIDIFSEPLAIANLRGDLRDFETQYAFLSFHSAAVFVFCDDFGSEYKFSESQHLKAHWFWIINSQSKSFNKDDFSRCVSELQLQTSNIIIRGPQMNDAEFIKTLRLAISGILKGNAHKMSIEQMSAVAHELGIQVDEDYIDCQKGKKKADEITERISDIPSFKEKELPLQGTAWKQLAKLEKEECRMKNAGEKNIEVYRNELADQKQKLRAQQRAHKISESMSRFISAMSGSTEERKYFLKWMRINLDNLSRKSLPLLQAEYKEQCQNSEENKELIAALDRKISSCSLGTEHFLREMGQLYESVCSIPEGPTPQIQHLPHLCAELLQEGFPLELVDGDASNIPLQWVTQVLKELHQLTQYKCKIRVVTVLGVQSTGKSTLLNTMFGVQFAVSSGRCTRGAFMLLIKVKEDFKEQLGCDYIMVIDTEGLKSAELAQLDGSCEHDNELATLVVGLSDITVINIAMENCTEMKDILQIVVHAFLRMKEVGRKPCCQFVHQNVPDLSAHDKNLRDRKHLLEQLNEMTQAAAKMEKRGNNKKFTDVMEYDPERNTWYIPGLWHGNPPMAPVNAGYSESVNLFKRSVIEHFKEHKSGKSSPHTFIEFLEWTRSLWSAVKYENFIFSFRNSLVADAYAQLCTEFNTWEWAFRKSMFSWLSQAETKVSNSGSVAAQSQPFFNVDDLMSSLKNEASVELAKGEKQIMDNLTEFYDRPEGHVHLVEKYKEEFMNSAKAIRKETEHSVINKLDATVEIRKGMFRLEKIKKNHTAAMEQMVLDLIENCRKSKDLSDQELETEFEKMWNEAVKELQFCGLEKRDIVQDIQHQLWANLEREGSSVREMLSKVGDLSECGMEPFKVKSKGMLKKIWNTFFGKEQKIKTQNMADHIIECSRKFVAEKVRTRSDYHNTYMIGLFHIIDEILERHRDLETSADFQVKLKIHICGHAAREFQKMHLDFIHANDPRHCLEQFKQQYCTDFKDLFNKRDQCQKKAEEFTYNCLAPAVKEYITKSLGPDLVDELLTGQKAIDFSTRSFFQFSVLNKLLSDDNFKEFVNYIRNYESFVQGWIFEQMVKQFSEGDGLRNIEIKHLKVMVKRLKEAVKNAEREANERVTERSKEDQNIQQFIQDICSDLQELIIPKDPLEVVLALNTAKPEDFSRCLLLIVDEMEESFTAEFQGGGDVRARLTSLPFQPQKELFNRVFGCGRQCPFCMTPCEAGGKNHTEHFASIHRPEGTGSYRYTVSGKLSVVVCSSCVVSEGKFQSSKTEGKYHPYKDYRSIYPDWLIQPDSSIQASDYWKYVFNKFNEQFAKVYKAEPADIPPLWGDITQDQAMKNLKETFQMKAGD